The proteins below are encoded in one region of Sander lucioperca isolate FBNREF2018 chromosome 11, SLUC_FBN_1.2, whole genome shotgun sequence:
- the nexn gene encoding nexilin isoform X4 yields the protein MMGHDGGLTRLPVGIKELLASSDEEEEVKPAKVEKSYVPKITGSVKGKFAVMEKQRAEEERKRMEEERKKREAQDNMEKAKIKKELAQKAAEDGDDTILVRVVPAKSSRPPGRIKLNFEDMEKNREEEVKKKAEEEKKRRYDENRRSFRDAKRRSVVQQEDEEEKPSEKAQVTPGKLKMTFEELEKERQEHRRKQAEEEAKRRLIDEKKAFEEARLGMGEDVEDTQPAQEDKDEFRPGKLRLSFEELERQRVEEERKKAEEEYKRRMVEERRAFAEARKSMLVDEDDEGLMALLNLEGSKPGKICASFEDLERQRREDEQKRAEEEAKKRLEEEKRLFAEARKNMSSGLDQEKSAYGDETVQDEEEGMVKSESQEALHPRKLEMNFEELLKEKEEAERRRKAEERKKKMEQEKQEFEQLRQEMGEDVVNESSDVVSKEYEELTKLKRTGSIQAKDLKSKFEKIKQLTEEDIQKKIEMERARRKAVDDEIKEREAERFQEEDEERQTTPARAEESPFKQKVDMKARFQQMAKAREDEERRRIEEQKLQRMQFEQQEIDAALQKKKEDDVEDEGSIINGSAAYEDEEDHARSGAPWFKKPLKNQSVVDSEPVRFTVKITGEPKPEVTWWFEGEMLQDCEDYQYIERGETYCLYLPETFPEDEGEYMCKAVNSRGTAASTCILTIESKTTLV from the exons aggaagagaatggaagaagagaggaagaagagggaagCCCAGGACAACATggaaaaagccaaaataaagaaagaattgGCTCAGAAAGCAGCTGAG GATGGAGATGACACAATCCTGGTACGAGTGGTTCCAGCGAAGTCATCCCGACCTCCGGGCAGAATCAAGCTGAACTTTGAAGACATGGAAAAGAATCGAGAGGAGGAAGTGAAGAAGAAGGCcgaggaagagaagaagagacgGTACGATGAAAACAGACGCTCCTTCAGGGATGCCAAGCGACGCTCGGTTGTTCAACAGGAG gatgaggaggagaagcCTTCAGAGAAGGCGCAGGTGACTCCTGGAAAGCTGAAGATGACATTCGAGGAGCTGGAGAAGGAGAGGCAGGAGCACAGGAGGAAGCAGGCTGAGGAGGAAGCCAAGCGCCGCCTGATAGACGAGAAGAAAGCTTTTGAGGAGGCCAGGCTGGGAATG GGAGAAGATGTGGAGGACACTCAGCCAGCTCAGGAAGACAAGGACGAGTTCCGACCTGGAAAACTGAGGCTGAGCTTTGAAGAGCTGGAACGGCAGAGGGTAGAAGAAGAGCGCAAGAAAGCAGAGGAAGAGTACAAGAGACGAATGGTGGAGGAGAGAAGAGCTTTCGCTGAAGCCAGGAAGAGCATG CTTGTAGATGAGGATGACGAGGGGCTGATGGCCTTACTGAACCTGGAGGGTAGTAAGCCCGGGAAGATATGCGCCAGTTTTGAGGATCTGGAACGCCAGAGAAGAGAGGACGAACAGAAGAGGGCAGAGGAGGAGGCCAAGAAGAGACTGGAAGAGGAGAAGAGGCTCTTTGCCGAGGCCCGAAAGAACATG AGCTCTGGCCTGGATCAGGAAAAGTCTGCATATGGAGATGAAACA GTACAAGATGAGGAAGAAGGGATGGTGAAGAGTGAATCTCAGGAAGCACTGCACCCTAGAAAACTGGAGATGAACTTTGAAGAGCTActgaaggagaaggaggaagcTGAGAGGAGACGCAAGGCAGAGGAGCGCAAAAAGAAAATGGAGCAGGAGAAGCAGGAATTTGAACAACTCAGACAAGAGATGGGCGAG GATGTAgtaaatgaaagctcagatgttGTAAGCAAAGAGTATGAAGAACTGACCAAGCTCAAGAGGACTGGCTCCATCCAGGCTAAGGACCTCAAGTCTAAATTTGAGAAGATCAAACAGCTGACTGAAGAGGACATTCAGAAAAAGATTGAGATGGAGAGAGCACGGAGGAAGGCCGTTGATGATGAAATTAAAGAGAGAGAAGCTGAGAGGTTCCAGGAG GAGGATGAGGAAAGACAAACAACTCCGGCGAGGGCCGAAGAGTCACCATTCAAACAGAAGGTGGATATGAAAGCCAGATTTCAACAAATGGCCAAAGCCAGAGAGGacgaggagaggaggaggatagAGGAGCAGAAGCTGCAGAGGATGCAGTTTGAGCAGCAGGAGATTGATGCTGCCCTCCAAAAA AAGAAGGAGGATGATGTGGAGGACGAGGGTAGCATCATCAACGGCTCTGCGGCCTATGAAGATGAGGAGGATCATGCCAGATCGGGGGCTCCGTGGTTTAAAAAGCCCCTTAAAAATCAATCGGTGGTGGACTCGGAGCCAGTTCGGTTCACCGTTAAGATCACCGGAGAGCCCAAGCCAGAGGTGACCTGGTGGTTTGAGGGAGAGATGCTCCAGGACTGTGAGGACTATCAGTAtatagagagaggagagacataCTGCCTCTACCTGCCGGAGACCTTCCCAGAAGACGAGGGAGAGTACATGTGCAAGGCTGTGAACAGCAGAGGCACAGCAGCAAGTACCTGCATCCTCACAATAGAAAGTAAGACCACCTTGGTGTGA
- the mindy4 gene encoding probable ubiquitin carboxyl-terminal hydrolase MINDY-4 isoform X1, with product MAASVEEVSLSVVREYLSRKGLRRTIACMDEEHPRTEASINNRSHLRQILNMEGLYRNNKALNSPLKTLLEIIVKHHIEGLKNDEITCSKSDPLQSARTMSWIANSSAVSPTVMNDTQTEDSTTASVISKHVKLRSDTGEVCPSQPLYASLFPETDRLSSQNLTGFWAYDSEDQKRQPLMASLQDNDSFIRREPEKKTSTTDSTQRSRTNRIRRGMMAGPIASTSQESNKKRQNQRLEVSQKKEENRHAGDGLLVADVHQKSSESGLTEITSVDCVGVQQELCIAQERVQRENSFEKVRQETLKTTKVKSLPRPNVADLDVSEMVLDDIDDDDDLRELSKVSFQRTVAEHSCAGRPMDQHTAMVGDLDQCFFRNVFAFDFLFSVFVFQQELKAVLLGSSLHCFSVEWRNQGFTFLETHDLRYGIVQKKGGPCGVLASIQAFVLKKLLFENFESSDTGLQRLRPSNTTRRMCLVLAAAEILWRAGEGKQATIAINSGQNQFTPTGHYKSRGVLEKITCFTVDNIKDLRLLLERHIDQFETGVLGCILFTISAVLSRSIDKVRDDMDVPTTTLIGAHGYCTQELVNLLLCGRAVSNVFDNDTELDSGNSNMTLLKGVKGHCDVGLLSLFEHYNICKVGAYLKTPCYPIWVVCSESHFSVLFGLQRELLTNQDKGLEFDLYYYDGLANQQEEIRLTVSVGKSTLSCQLVDTDLIPPLEHCIRTRWKDAFVNWNDTEPIL from the exons ATGGCCGCTTCAGTTGAAGAGGTATCTTTATCCGTTGTACGGGAATATCTAAGTCGAAAG GGACTCAGGAGAACGATTGCCTGTATGGATGAGGAGCATCCACGCACAGAGGCCAGTATCAACAACAGATCCCACTTGAGGCAGATTCTCAACATGGAGGGTCTCTATAGAAATAATAAA GCTCTGAACTCCCCCCTTAAAACATTACTGGAGATTATCGTAAAGCATCATATTGAGGGCCTCAAGAATGACGAGATCACCTGCAGTAAAAGTGATCCGCTGCAGTCTGCTCGAACTATGAGCTGGATTGCTAATTCTTCTGCAGTATCACCAACAGTGATGaatgacacacagacagaggatAGCACAACAGCTTCTGTTATTAGCAAACATGTCAAATTGAG GTCTGATACAGGAGAAGTCTGCCCTTCTCAGCCTCTGTATGCGTCATTATTtcctgagacagacagactgtccAGTCAAAATCTAACAGGTTTCTGGGCTTATGACTCAGAAGACCAAAAACGCCAGCCACTGATGGCTTCCCTCCAGGACAATGATAGCTTCATCAGAAGAGAACCGGAAAAAAAGACTTCCACCACTGACAGCACCCAAAGGAGCAGAACTAATCGAATTAGACGTGGCATGATGGCTGGACCAATAGCAAGCACATCTCAG GaatcaaacaaaaaaaggcaGAATCAAAGGCTAGAAGTGTcccagaaaaaagaagaaaacaggcATGCTGGGGATGGACTTTTAGTGGCTGACGTACATCAAAAAAGCTCAGAAAGCGGCCTAACTGAAATCACCTCAGTTGACTGCGTAGGAGTGCAACAGGAGTTGTGCATTGCACAAGAGAGAGTGCAGAGGGAAAACAGCTTTGAAAAAGTGCGACAAGAGACACTGAAGACTACAAA AGTTAAGTCTTTGCCCAGGCCAAATGTGGCTGATTTGGATGTGTCTGAGATGGTTTTGG ATGACattgatgatgacgatgatctGCGAGAGCTCTCCAAAGTGTCCTTTCAAAGAACCGTTGCAGAGCACAGCTGTGCAGGCCGCCCGATGGACCAGCACACTGCCATGGTTGGTGATTTAGACcagtgtttctttagaaatgtgtTTGCCtttgattttctgttttctgtttttgtttttcaacagGAATTGAAAGCGGTTCTGCTTGGTTCCAGCCTACATTGTTTCAGTGTCGAGTGGAGGAATCAGGGTTTCACATTCTTAGAAACACATGACCTGAGATACGGAATCGTGCAGAAAAAG gGTGGACCTTGTGGAGTTCTGGCATCCATCCAAGCCTTTGTCCTAAAGAAACTGCTGTTTGAAAACTTTGAAAGTAGTGATACAGGCCTTCA GAGGTTAAGACCTTCTAACACTACCAGGCGAATGTGTCTTGTTTTAGCGGCGGCCGAAATACTGTGGAGGGCTGGCGAGGGAAAACAAGCCACAATTGCAAT aaaTTCAGGACAAAATCAGTTCACCCCAACTGGACACTACAAATCTCGAGGAGTGCTTGAAAAG ATAACATGTTTTACTGTGGATAACATCAAGGACCTGCGGTTGCTTCTGGAGCGGCATATTGATCAG TTTGAGACTGGGGTGTTAGGATGCATACTGTTCACCATATCTGCTGTTCTCTCTCGGTCCATTGACAA AGTAAGAGACGATATGGACGTGCCCACCACGACACTCATCGGAGCCCATGGCTACTGCACTCAG GAGCTGGTCAACCTGTTGCTCTGCGGCAGAGCAGTTTCTAATGTCTTTGACAATGACACGGAGCTGGACTCAGGCAATAGCAACATGACTCTACTCAAGGGAGTCAAAGGCCACTGTGACGTTGGCCTGCTGTCCTTGTTTGAACACTATAACATCTGTAAG GTAGGGGCTTACTTGAAGACTCCGTGTTACCCCATTTGGGTGGTCTGCAGTGAAAGCCACTTCAGCGTGTTGTTTGGCCTGCAGAGAGAGCTATTGACCAATCAGGACAAAGGCCTGGAGTTTGACCTCTACTATTACGATGGACTGGCCAATCAACAGGAAGAGATCCGCCTCACTGTCT CTGTCGGCAAATCGACCCTGAGCTGTCAACTTGTCGACACTGATCTCATTCCACCACTGGAGCACTGTATCCGAACAAG
- the mindy4 gene encoding probable ubiquitin carboxyl-terminal hydrolase MINDY-4 isoform X2, with the protein MAASVEEVSLSVVREYLSRKGLRRTIACMDEEHPRTEASINNRSHLRQILNMEGLYRNNKALNSPLKTLLEIIVKHHIEGLKNDEITCSKSDPLQSARTMSWIANSSAVSPTVMNDTQTEDSTTASVISKHVKLRSDTGEVCPSQPLYASLFPETDRLSSQNLTGFWAYDSEDQKRQPLMASLQDNDSFIRREPEKKTSTTDSTQRSRTNRIRRGMMAGPIASTSQESNKKRQNQRLEVSQKKEENRHAGDGLLVADVHQKSSESGLTEITSVDCVGVQQELCIAQERVQRENSFEKVRQETLKTTKVKSLPRPNVADLDVSEMVLDDIDDDDDLRELSKVSFQRTVAEHSCAGRPMDQHTAMELKAVLLGSSLHCFSVEWRNQGFTFLETHDLRYGIVQKKGGPCGVLASIQAFVLKKLLFENFESSDTGLQRLRPSNTTRRMCLVLAAAEILWRAGEGKQATIAINSGQNQFTPTGHYKSRGVLEKITCFTVDNIKDLRLLLERHIDQFETGVLGCILFTISAVLSRSIDKVRDDMDVPTTTLIGAHGYCTQELVNLLLCGRAVSNVFDNDTELDSGNSNMTLLKGVKGHCDVGLLSLFEHYNICKVGAYLKTPCYPIWVVCSESHFSVLFGLQRELLTNQDKGLEFDLYYYDGLANQQEEIRLTVSVGKSTLSCQLVDTDLIPPLEHCIRTRWKDAFVNWNDTEPIL; encoded by the exons ATGGCCGCTTCAGTTGAAGAGGTATCTTTATCCGTTGTACGGGAATATCTAAGTCGAAAG GGACTCAGGAGAACGATTGCCTGTATGGATGAGGAGCATCCACGCACAGAGGCCAGTATCAACAACAGATCCCACTTGAGGCAGATTCTCAACATGGAGGGTCTCTATAGAAATAATAAA GCTCTGAACTCCCCCCTTAAAACATTACTGGAGATTATCGTAAAGCATCATATTGAGGGCCTCAAGAATGACGAGATCACCTGCAGTAAAAGTGATCCGCTGCAGTCTGCTCGAACTATGAGCTGGATTGCTAATTCTTCTGCAGTATCACCAACAGTGATGaatgacacacagacagaggatAGCACAACAGCTTCTGTTATTAGCAAACATGTCAAATTGAG GTCTGATACAGGAGAAGTCTGCCCTTCTCAGCCTCTGTATGCGTCATTATTtcctgagacagacagactgtccAGTCAAAATCTAACAGGTTTCTGGGCTTATGACTCAGAAGACCAAAAACGCCAGCCACTGATGGCTTCCCTCCAGGACAATGATAGCTTCATCAGAAGAGAACCGGAAAAAAAGACTTCCACCACTGACAGCACCCAAAGGAGCAGAACTAATCGAATTAGACGTGGCATGATGGCTGGACCAATAGCAAGCACATCTCAG GaatcaaacaaaaaaaggcaGAATCAAAGGCTAGAAGTGTcccagaaaaaagaagaaaacaggcATGCTGGGGATGGACTTTTAGTGGCTGACGTACATCAAAAAAGCTCAGAAAGCGGCCTAACTGAAATCACCTCAGTTGACTGCGTAGGAGTGCAACAGGAGTTGTGCATTGCACAAGAGAGAGTGCAGAGGGAAAACAGCTTTGAAAAAGTGCGACAAGAGACACTGAAGACTACAAA AGTTAAGTCTTTGCCCAGGCCAAATGTGGCTGATTTGGATGTGTCTGAGATGGTTTTGG ATGACattgatgatgacgatgatctGCGAGAGCTCTCCAAAGTGTCCTTTCAAAGAACCGTTGCAGAGCACAGCTGTGCAGGCCGCCCGATGGACCAGCACACTGCCATG GAATTGAAAGCGGTTCTGCTTGGTTCCAGCCTACATTGTTTCAGTGTCGAGTGGAGGAATCAGGGTTTCACATTCTTAGAAACACATGACCTGAGATACGGAATCGTGCAGAAAAAG gGTGGACCTTGTGGAGTTCTGGCATCCATCCAAGCCTTTGTCCTAAAGAAACTGCTGTTTGAAAACTTTGAAAGTAGTGATACAGGCCTTCA GAGGTTAAGACCTTCTAACACTACCAGGCGAATGTGTCTTGTTTTAGCGGCGGCCGAAATACTGTGGAGGGCTGGCGAGGGAAAACAAGCCACAATTGCAAT aaaTTCAGGACAAAATCAGTTCACCCCAACTGGACACTACAAATCTCGAGGAGTGCTTGAAAAG ATAACATGTTTTACTGTGGATAACATCAAGGACCTGCGGTTGCTTCTGGAGCGGCATATTGATCAG TTTGAGACTGGGGTGTTAGGATGCATACTGTTCACCATATCTGCTGTTCTCTCTCGGTCCATTGACAA AGTAAGAGACGATATGGACGTGCCCACCACGACACTCATCGGAGCCCATGGCTACTGCACTCAG GAGCTGGTCAACCTGTTGCTCTGCGGCAGAGCAGTTTCTAATGTCTTTGACAATGACACGGAGCTGGACTCAGGCAATAGCAACATGACTCTACTCAAGGGAGTCAAAGGCCACTGTGACGTTGGCCTGCTGTCCTTGTTTGAACACTATAACATCTGTAAG GTAGGGGCTTACTTGAAGACTCCGTGTTACCCCATTTGGGTGGTCTGCAGTGAAAGCCACTTCAGCGTGTTGTTTGGCCTGCAGAGAGAGCTATTGACCAATCAGGACAAAGGCCTGGAGTTTGACCTCTACTATTACGATGGACTGGCCAATCAACAGGAAGAGATCCGCCTCACTGTCT CTGTCGGCAAATCGACCCTGAGCTGTCAACTTGTCGACACTGATCTCATTCCACCACTGGAGCACTGTATCCGAACAAG
- the mindy4 gene encoding probable ubiquitin carboxyl-terminal hydrolase MINDY-4 isoform X3 → MAASVEEVSLSVVREYLSRKGLRRTIACMDEEHPRTEASINNRSHLRQILNMEGLYRNNKALNSPLKTLLEIIVKHHIEGLKNDEITCSKSDPLQSARTMSWIANSSAVSPTVMNDTQTEDSTTASVISKHVKLRSDTGEVCPSQPLMASLQDNDSFIRREPEKKTSTTDSTQRSRTNRIRRGMMAGPIASTSQESNKKRQNQRLEVSQKKEENRHAGDGLLVADVHQKSSESGLTEITSVDCVGVQQELCIAQERVQRENSFEKVRQETLKTTKVKSLPRPNVADLDVSEMVLDDIDDDDDLRELSKVSFQRTVAEHSCAGRPMDQHTAMVGDLDQCFFRNVFAFDFLFSVFVFQQELKAVLLGSSLHCFSVEWRNQGFTFLETHDLRYGIVQKKGGPCGVLASIQAFVLKKLLFENFESSDTGLQRLRPSNTTRRMCLVLAAAEILWRAGEGKQATIAINSGQNQFTPTGHYKSRGVLEKITCFTVDNIKDLRLLLERHIDQFETGVLGCILFTISAVLSRSIDKVRDDMDVPTTTLIGAHGYCTQELVNLLLCGRAVSNVFDNDTELDSGNSNMTLLKGVKGHCDVGLLSLFEHYNICKVGAYLKTPCYPIWVVCSESHFSVLFGLQRELLTNQDKGLEFDLYYYDGLANQQEEIRLTVSVGKSTLSCQLVDTDLIPPLEHCIRTRWKDAFVNWNDTEPIL, encoded by the exons ATGGCCGCTTCAGTTGAAGAGGTATCTTTATCCGTTGTACGGGAATATCTAAGTCGAAAG GGACTCAGGAGAACGATTGCCTGTATGGATGAGGAGCATCCACGCACAGAGGCCAGTATCAACAACAGATCCCACTTGAGGCAGATTCTCAACATGGAGGGTCTCTATAGAAATAATAAA GCTCTGAACTCCCCCCTTAAAACATTACTGGAGATTATCGTAAAGCATCATATTGAGGGCCTCAAGAATGACGAGATCACCTGCAGTAAAAGTGATCCGCTGCAGTCTGCTCGAACTATGAGCTGGATTGCTAATTCTTCTGCAGTATCACCAACAGTGATGaatgacacacagacagaggatAGCACAACAGCTTCTGTTATTAGCAAACATGTCAAATTGAG GTCTGATACAGGAGAAGTCTGCCCTTCT CAGCCACTGATGGCTTCCCTCCAGGACAATGATAGCTTCATCAGAAGAGAACCGGAAAAAAAGACTTCCACCACTGACAGCACCCAAAGGAGCAGAACTAATCGAATTAGACGTGGCATGATGGCTGGACCAATAGCAAGCACATCTCAG GaatcaaacaaaaaaaggcaGAATCAAAGGCTAGAAGTGTcccagaaaaaagaagaaaacaggcATGCTGGGGATGGACTTTTAGTGGCTGACGTACATCAAAAAAGCTCAGAAAGCGGCCTAACTGAAATCACCTCAGTTGACTGCGTAGGAGTGCAACAGGAGTTGTGCATTGCACAAGAGAGAGTGCAGAGGGAAAACAGCTTTGAAAAAGTGCGACAAGAGACACTGAAGACTACAAA AGTTAAGTCTTTGCCCAGGCCAAATGTGGCTGATTTGGATGTGTCTGAGATGGTTTTGG ATGACattgatgatgacgatgatctGCGAGAGCTCTCCAAAGTGTCCTTTCAAAGAACCGTTGCAGAGCACAGCTGTGCAGGCCGCCCGATGGACCAGCACACTGCCATGGTTGGTGATTTAGACcagtgtttctttagaaatgtgtTTGCCtttgattttctgttttctgtttttgtttttcaacagGAATTGAAAGCGGTTCTGCTTGGTTCCAGCCTACATTGTTTCAGTGTCGAGTGGAGGAATCAGGGTTTCACATTCTTAGAAACACATGACCTGAGATACGGAATCGTGCAGAAAAAG gGTGGACCTTGTGGAGTTCTGGCATCCATCCAAGCCTTTGTCCTAAAGAAACTGCTGTTTGAAAACTTTGAAAGTAGTGATACAGGCCTTCA GAGGTTAAGACCTTCTAACACTACCAGGCGAATGTGTCTTGTTTTAGCGGCGGCCGAAATACTGTGGAGGGCTGGCGAGGGAAAACAAGCCACAATTGCAAT aaaTTCAGGACAAAATCAGTTCACCCCAACTGGACACTACAAATCTCGAGGAGTGCTTGAAAAG ATAACATGTTTTACTGTGGATAACATCAAGGACCTGCGGTTGCTTCTGGAGCGGCATATTGATCAG TTTGAGACTGGGGTGTTAGGATGCATACTGTTCACCATATCTGCTGTTCTCTCTCGGTCCATTGACAA AGTAAGAGACGATATGGACGTGCCCACCACGACACTCATCGGAGCCCATGGCTACTGCACTCAG GAGCTGGTCAACCTGTTGCTCTGCGGCAGAGCAGTTTCTAATGTCTTTGACAATGACACGGAGCTGGACTCAGGCAATAGCAACATGACTCTACTCAAGGGAGTCAAAGGCCACTGTGACGTTGGCCTGCTGTCCTTGTTTGAACACTATAACATCTGTAAG GTAGGGGCTTACTTGAAGACTCCGTGTTACCCCATTTGGGTGGTCTGCAGTGAAAGCCACTTCAGCGTGTTGTTTGGCCTGCAGAGAGAGCTATTGACCAATCAGGACAAAGGCCTGGAGTTTGACCTCTACTATTACGATGGACTGGCCAATCAACAGGAAGAGATCCGCCTCACTGTCT CTGTCGGCAAATCGACCCTGAGCTGTCAACTTGTCGACACTGATCTCATTCCACCACTGGAGCACTGTATCCGAACAAG
- the mindy4 gene encoding probable ubiquitin carboxyl-terminal hydrolase MINDY-4 isoform X4 has product MAASVEEVSLSVVREYLSRKGLRRTIACMDEEHPRTEASINNRSHLRQILNMEGLYRNNKALNSPLKTLLEIIVKHHIEGLKNDEITCSKSDPLQSARTMSWIANSSAVSPTVMNDTQTEDSTTASVISKHVKLRSDTGEVCPSQPLYASLFPETDRLSSQNLTGFWAYDSEDQKRQPLMASLQDNDSFIRREPEKKTSTTDSTQRSRTNRIRRGMMAGPIASTSQESNKKRQNQRLEVSQKKEENRHAGDGLLVADVHQKSSESGLTEITSVDCVGVQQELCIAQERVQRENSFEKVRQETLKTTKVKSLPRPNVADLDVSEMVLDDIDDDDDLRELSKVSFQRTVAEHSCAGRPMDQHTAMVGDLDQCFFRNVFAFDFLFSVFVFQQELKAVLLGSSLHCFSVEWRNQGFTFLETHDLRYGIVQKKGGPCGVLASIQAFVLKKLLFENFESSDTGLQRLRPSNTTRRMCLVLAAAEILWRAGEGKQATIAINSGQNQFTPTGHYKSRGVLEKITCFTVDNIKDLRLLLERHIDQFETGVLGCILFTISAVLSRSIDKVRDDMDVPTTTLIGAHGYCTQELVNLLLCGRAVSNVFDNDTELDSGNSNMTLLKGVKGHCDVGLLSLFEHYNICKGLT; this is encoded by the exons ATGGCCGCTTCAGTTGAAGAGGTATCTTTATCCGTTGTACGGGAATATCTAAGTCGAAAG GGACTCAGGAGAACGATTGCCTGTATGGATGAGGAGCATCCACGCACAGAGGCCAGTATCAACAACAGATCCCACTTGAGGCAGATTCTCAACATGGAGGGTCTCTATAGAAATAATAAA GCTCTGAACTCCCCCCTTAAAACATTACTGGAGATTATCGTAAAGCATCATATTGAGGGCCTCAAGAATGACGAGATCACCTGCAGTAAAAGTGATCCGCTGCAGTCTGCTCGAACTATGAGCTGGATTGCTAATTCTTCTGCAGTATCACCAACAGTGATGaatgacacacagacagaggatAGCACAACAGCTTCTGTTATTAGCAAACATGTCAAATTGAG GTCTGATACAGGAGAAGTCTGCCCTTCTCAGCCTCTGTATGCGTCATTATTtcctgagacagacagactgtccAGTCAAAATCTAACAGGTTTCTGGGCTTATGACTCAGAAGACCAAAAACGCCAGCCACTGATGGCTTCCCTCCAGGACAATGATAGCTTCATCAGAAGAGAACCGGAAAAAAAGACTTCCACCACTGACAGCACCCAAAGGAGCAGAACTAATCGAATTAGACGTGGCATGATGGCTGGACCAATAGCAAGCACATCTCAG GaatcaaacaaaaaaaggcaGAATCAAAGGCTAGAAGTGTcccagaaaaaagaagaaaacaggcATGCTGGGGATGGACTTTTAGTGGCTGACGTACATCAAAAAAGCTCAGAAAGCGGCCTAACTGAAATCACCTCAGTTGACTGCGTAGGAGTGCAACAGGAGTTGTGCATTGCACAAGAGAGAGTGCAGAGGGAAAACAGCTTTGAAAAAGTGCGACAAGAGACACTGAAGACTACAAA AGTTAAGTCTTTGCCCAGGCCAAATGTGGCTGATTTGGATGTGTCTGAGATGGTTTTGG ATGACattgatgatgacgatgatctGCGAGAGCTCTCCAAAGTGTCCTTTCAAAGAACCGTTGCAGAGCACAGCTGTGCAGGCCGCCCGATGGACCAGCACACTGCCATGGTTGGTGATTTAGACcagtgtttctttagaaatgtgtTTGCCtttgattttctgttttctgtttttgtttttcaacagGAATTGAAAGCGGTTCTGCTTGGTTCCAGCCTACATTGTTTCAGTGTCGAGTGGAGGAATCAGGGTTTCACATTCTTAGAAACACATGACCTGAGATACGGAATCGTGCAGAAAAAG gGTGGACCTTGTGGAGTTCTGGCATCCATCCAAGCCTTTGTCCTAAAGAAACTGCTGTTTGAAAACTTTGAAAGTAGTGATACAGGCCTTCA GAGGTTAAGACCTTCTAACACTACCAGGCGAATGTGTCTTGTTTTAGCGGCGGCCGAAATACTGTGGAGGGCTGGCGAGGGAAAACAAGCCACAATTGCAAT aaaTTCAGGACAAAATCAGTTCACCCCAACTGGACACTACAAATCTCGAGGAGTGCTTGAAAAG ATAACATGTTTTACTGTGGATAACATCAAGGACCTGCGGTTGCTTCTGGAGCGGCATATTGATCAG TTTGAGACTGGGGTGTTAGGATGCATACTGTTCACCATATCTGCTGTTCTCTCTCGGTCCATTGACAA AGTAAGAGACGATATGGACGTGCCCACCACGACACTCATCGGAGCCCATGGCTACTGCACTCAG GAGCTGGTCAACCTGTTGCTCTGCGGCAGAGCAGTTTCTAATGTCTTTGACAATGACACGGAGCTGGACTCAGGCAATAGCAACATGACTCTACTCAAGGGAGTCAAAGGCCACTGTGACGTTGGCCTGCTGTCCTTGTTTGAACACTATAACATCTGTAAG GGGCTTACTTGA